The genomic stretch cccagggttccagtgtggggaaataaagcatcaaacgtctgactgaaaaaacctgagGGTTGAAgtggcagtgggaaaaactcccggcatcacaggagagttcattggagagacccacagggtcctagaatgtacacaaacacacccacccggaatcagtaccagaagggcccaatttgattgtgagtagctgagaaagtgactgaaaactggcagagagcagaccaagtagcactgttctctctcagacccctctctcACGTACAGCCCCCAacacagtgacgtgggttgccctgcctggtgaactcctaaggctcctccccttactacataacaggcacactgagacaaaaaaatgaaatgacccaaatgaaagaacagatcaaagctcctggaaaaatacaactaagcgatgaagagatagacaacctatcagatgcacgattcaaaacactggtgatcaggatgctacaggaactcactgggtacttcaacagcataaagacctaggcagcaatgaaggttacattatgtgaaataaagaaaaatctacagggaaccaacagtgatgggaaggaaaccaggactcaaatttgagcagaaggaagaaagaaacattcacctaaaacagaatgaagaaacaagaattcaaaaaaatgagaagaggtttaggaatctctaggacatctttaaatgttccagcatctgagtcataggggtaccagaagaagaataggaagagcaagaaattgaaaacttattggaacaaataatgaaggagaacttccctaatctggcaaagaaaatagacttctaggaagtccaggaagctcagagagtcgcaaagaagttggacccaagaaagaagacaccaaggcacatcagaattatattacccaagattaaaaataaggagagaatcttaaaagcagcaagagaaaaggaaagagtcacctacaaaggagtttccatcagactatcagctgatttctcaagagaaaccttacaggcaagaagggctggaaagaagtattcttaagtcatgaaaggcaaggacctacacccaagattactctatccagcaaagctaccattttgaacgaaagggcaaataaagtgcttcccagataaggtcaagttaaaggagttcattatcacccagcccttattatatgaaatgttaaagggacttacctaagaaaaagaagataaaaaatatgaacagtaaaataacaacaaactcacagctattaacaactgaacctaaacaaacaaacaaagcaaactagaacaggaacagaaatggggatcacatggagggttatcagagggagaataggagggggagagaaggctaagaggtacagagaataagtagcataaatggcaggcagaaaatggacagggggaggttaagaacagtataggaaatgtagaagccaaagaacttatatgtacaacccatggacatgaactaaagggggggaatgtggatgagaggaggtatgcagggtggaggggaataaaggggggaaataggacaactgtaatagcataatcaataaaatatatttaaaaaataaaaagtaaaaatttacataattaagAAATATAAGTTAAAAGATAATTGACAACTTCAAAAAATATTGGCTATACATAGCACAAGGGCTAGTAACactaatatataaagaattcttaataACCGAGGGACAAAGCCcaaaaaaccaattaaaaataagaaaaagatatgaACAGACCAAAAAATAATACAGTGGCCCTGAAGCACgagaaaaacatttaaactcaCTTAgagggaaatgtaaataaaacaatgatataCCATTTCTTGCCTATCAGACtggcaaaacatttaaaatatgacatcATATTCTGTTGATTAGACTGTGGGAAAACAGTGCCGCACAcggctggtgggaatgcaattTGGTAGTAGCCTCTGGAGGGCAGTGTGGCAATGCCTAACAAAACTACatatatgcttatttttcatctttgcaaTCCCACTTTTAGGAATTGACCCTGAAGACACACCCCtaagaatatgaaaagatacatgcacaaGATTATTcaatgtagcattatttataattgcaaaatattagaaaaacctAAATGTGCACAAATAAGAATGTGATTGAATAAACTATAGTACATCTATACACGATTAAGcattattcagctgtaaaaaagaatgcaaaaaatctCTATGAATTGATATGGTGTGATTTCCAGAACAatctgttaaatgaaaaaatatgaagtcCAACAAAGTAGCATACTACTTTTATGTaagaaaacaaaggatatacatatgtatatctaATTATCTGTggaaaagaaattgaggaagaatAAACCAGAAACTAAAGAAACTGGCGACCCACAAGAGTGGGTGAAAATAGGTTAGAAACaaaggagagtgggaagggggtggcaggggtggaaGGAGTTGACCCTTCTCTGCATATAACATTTTGTATAGCTCTGACTTACAACCCCAAGAAATGTCACTCCAATGTGGGAAGGGAAAAATGGAATGTAAACAATAACAAATATACCTACATTACCAAAGGGATAACATAGTTATGTTTAAAGGGTTGGTAAAAAAAGAACTAACCTAAGACAAAAAGAATTCTACCTAAATGTTATAATTTAGTAGTAAATGTTTCTCACAGGGATATGGGTTATCAATTTTGAAATTACTTTATATAGTGTATGCTAGAAAAATAACAAGTAAATATATTATAGATAATGAGAGTCAGGTTTATCACTGATAAATAGCCAGACTCTCAGGAAAACCTTCCTCCCCTCATGATCCCTGCCTGTTAGTGTTCATGCCCTTGTATAATCCCCTCTCCTTGAATATGACAGGAGCTGTGATTTGCATCTAACAATATGGTGTGGCAAAGGTGACGAGATGTCTCACTTCTGTAATTATAGTTCATTACAGAAGACTCCACCTTGCTACAGGATTTGCTCTAGAGACTCTCTAGCTAGCTTGGGGTAAGTGGCCTTGTTGGGAAGCCCATGTGACAAGGAACTGAGGGTGGCCTCTGGGAGTTGGTGGTGGCCTCCAGCCCACAGCAAGAAGCTGGAGCCCTCTGTCCTGAAACtacaaggaaataaattctgCCAACAATCTACATGACATTAGAAGCAAATTCTTCCCCCAACAGAGCCTCCAGGTGAGAAGCAGCATGGACAACACTGTGACTTCAGCTTTGTGAGACAGCAAGCAGAGCACCCAACTAAGCCGGTACAGATTCCTGGCCCACAGCAACGGagcaataataaatatatgttgtttaAAGGTATTAGGTTTATGCTGTAATAGTATGCAGCATTTGATAACTGATACAACAGAATATAAGCAGTGAGAATACCTAGGACTCAGATTCTGgttttgaaacaaaattattCAATCAAAGAGACCAGAATCTTTGAAGAAGTGACTGATTTGGGggctaaaacagaaaaaaatatctgctCCTGGAACATCTTATGTGTCAGAAAGTAAGGATGTGCTCAAAGTAATATGAGGTCTTATGTAAAGAACATAGAAGCCAACCTGAAGAAACTTGTAATGGCCAAAATTGGAAGGGTTTTAGCAATTAAATAAATGAGGGAAAGGGAACGGCTCTTCCCTATGGAATTCCAATTATTgtagaaggaagagggaaagagaaatcaCCACTAGGCAAACATCACAGGAGAATTATTGCAGACAAGTTCCACCAATAGATGTTAAAATTAGTGGTGAAAGTATGAGTAGAAATAGGATGTATAGACTCCAAGTATCTCTCCCAATGTTCATTAACTATAATGAAAAAGCAGTAACTTTAGAGTGAATAATACTCAGTGGACATCACCTTCATCAAGTGATCAAGGTTAATATTACTAGTAAGTATCAGACATATTGATATAATAAACCCCCAAATGTCATGTAATGAGGACATACCACTGTTATGGAATTCTTGCCAAAAATGCATAACTCATTGTAATcaagagaaaacaacaaacaaaccaaattGAAGGAGATTCTACAAAATCACTGAGTAGTAGTCTTCAAAGGtatcaaaatcatgaaaaaaaagaaaggactggGAAATTGTCACAGCCTGGAGAAGTCTAAgaagaaacaataatgaaatgcATGTGGGATCCTGGGTGGGATTCTCAAACAGAAAAGGATGTTAGTGGAAGTGTATGGTTTGATTGATGGTATTGTATCAATGCTAATTTTCTAAACTGATCATTGTATTGTAGGTAAAGATGGTGAAATTAGGGAAAGCTGGGTGAGAAACCTCtgtactatttttataactttttagtaAATCTAAAATTAGTTCCAAATAAAGAGTTGAACTTGCAACTCAGTAATAAAACGGCAACCCAAtcaaaaaaaagggcaaaggatctgaataaacacttctccaaagaagatacatagaaggccaataagtacatgaaaagatacttaattaacatcattagtcattagagaaacacaaatcaaaactgtAAGATGCCAGTTCACACCCACTAGTATGGCTAGAACCATCAGAAAGTCAAATAGTAACAAGTGGGTTGGTGTGGATATGGAGAAATCAGAACACTTAAACCTTGTTCATAGGAGTGTAAAATGATGCAGTAGTTTAGGAAAACAATCTAGCAGTTCCTCACATCTTTCATTTCATAGAAGAAGCAAACACAAAATCAATTGAAAAAGAGAATTTAAGAGTATTTTCCTCTATCCTGCTGAAAATACATCCCAAATGATTAGGTTGCCCTACAAAACAGGCTGCttcattaattcttttaaaaagtaaaattttgaataaaacacATTAGAGATATATACAGGAGTATTTTAGGAGTCAAATGACccaatatttgctttaaaaatactataagaaaaaaagagataaagtaaatatggcaaaatattgaTAACTGTTGAACCTGAGGGATGGGTAAATGGGGGgaagtatatttttttcttcattgagatATGTTTGGGCAAAAAGACATAtaaaccactttgaaaaacacttCTGGGGAACAaggtagaaaatatataaatgagaatAACAGATATGTAAATGGTGATTTGCAAATCATAGGCAACATCTTTTACAAAAAActgtttaaagaataaaagaagacatTCTTCAAGTCTAGTCAGATTACATTATGGTTGTTACATGTGAATAACACATGTTTTATTGATATTCAGAAATGCTCAAATACTAGTTCAGGAAGGATTTTTTAAGTATAGATTTTATAATACCACACTAAAATCACTTTACTATGACTGCAATACTTACTCCCTGAGACTCGGCTCCTTGAAGTGGAGAGGAGTGCACTTTCTTCTTCGGCTTGGCAGCTCTAAAGACAGATCTtctgaattattttcaaatgtaacaGTGTTGTTTGAAACAAAATTGGTATTTGTCAAGTCCTGTAGTGTTCTACCACctgaaaagaatattattttcataaatatttataaacatagaGATATGGAAATAGGGGACATTTAGTGGTATGCAAGTCATTGGCAgcaaatttttaaacaataatcaAGTCAGAATTTTAATTACAATAGTAGCACTACAATTATTTGtaaattagtttcatttttatccaGCCATAATGGGAAAAAGACacttaaaatttgaaacaaattatCAAAGTAGCCCACATTTTAATTCTGAAGTTCTATATTGGCTGAGAAAAATTCCTCATGTTTTAACTCTATTCACAGAACCCCACAGACTACTGCATTCACTCAACATGTGTCATCACTCGGCCACTCTGTGAATGGTAGGCACCATGAAGAACAGAGATGAAAGATGAATCATGTCCTCCAACATGTCCTGTCACTTTGAagctttgtccttcttttgcttcaGAATTCCCCTTACCCGGAATAGCCTTATCCCTTAGAATCCTAGTGTCTTTTAACTTGAAAGGATATCTGCACCCtcatgttcataacagcattatttacaatagccagggtgtggaaacagcccaagtgtccatgggtggatgaatggatcaAGTCATGGTATATAAATACAATGAAGTATTATTTGGCCAGACAAAAACggaggaaatcctaccatttgtgatAATAGAGATGGACTTTAAAGATCCtgtgctaactgaaataagtcaaacagagaaaaacaaatattgtatgatctcacttgtatgtggaatcttaaaacaaaacaaacaaacaaaaaacccaatcaAACTCACAGAACAAGGTAAGACTTATGGCTACCTGAGATAGGGGGTTTAAGAGGAGGGGAAattggtcaaaaggtacaaacatCTAGTTACAAGATAAATAAGTACTGGggtgtaatgtacaacatgatgactcTAGTTAACACTGCTGTGTGATATATAGGAAAATTGTTAATGAGTAAACCCCAAGAGTTCTTATCACAGggagaagacattttttttcttctgtcttctgttGTACCTATGAGGTGATGCATGCTCGCCGAACCTATTGTGCTCATCATTTCACAGCATGTGTACATcaaaccaccatgctgtacactcTGAACTTACACAGGGATACATAtcagtgattttttaataaaactggagaaaaatccCTGTGTTCTACACACATTTAGTGGAATGTTAGGCTCCCAGTGAAAAATTTCTCATAATAAAGGAATACCCATAGGATCCAGTGTTAAGGAAAAAATGTGAGATAAGTAATGTTTTATAGAGTATGATTTAAAGTCTGCacacatacaccaaaatgttgacTGCAGTTGTTCTGGGTGATTGTTTTTCCTGCTATTTTCTGATTCTCTACTTTCAATTTTCTGCCTTGAGTGTTATGTTAATaactgagagaaaataagaagaaaacagtaaGGTAAAAATCCCACCTATCCTTTAGGGCCTAAGATGCTACCTATTTTATAATGTCTTTGCAGGTTCCTCTAGTCACAATTACTTCCCATCACATCCCTTGGCATAACACATGTGCTTGTATTAAAGCCTTTCTCACACTTACCACTGTATTTGTGACTTTTACATACACGTACCCTGAGAAAAGGGAgttggtattatttatttttaatcctctaaAACACCCAGAATAAATACCTTTAATCACATTAAATACATACTGTTGTAAAAGTCCCACCCTAAGGAATCTTGCAATTGTCTTCAATAAAATCAATCCAGCACAATTCCttattatatatacttaaaacACTCAACTTTCTTCAAacatatgaaaaaggaaattatctGTCTAATGACATTATCAGATAGCTCTGTGGGAAAAGCCAATCTGTTTTTTAGGTTATTAAATGTCCAAGACAGTCTCACTGTTATCTTTCCAAAgtattaagttttatttaaattccTTCATATTTCCTATAGATCAAGCTACAGttatacagtttttaaattccataaaaaTATCAGTTATAACAATGCTTCActagttaagtgaaaaaaaaaaacccacttttaAAGCTTGGTTACTTCAAGTATTGGCCTACCTGATGTTTGTGTTCTCTGGGTGACTTTAACTTTCACTCCTGTTGTCTTCTGCATATCATCACTTACTTGGAAGACCGGTGAGCCATCCagggtgaaattttctttcattatcagATTTTTACTAGAAGAAATACGCAAAGGTCTTGAACCCTCATGAACATTGTTAAGGAAAGAATCTTGTATGTTGGGTGAATATATCTGAGATAAAGAATTAAACGCCTTTGGATTAAAGTCTGgcttaattttctgattttccaattttttcccctcatcAGCTTGGTCAGTTTCAGCTGATACTCTCTGACTGGGGTCAGGTATTATCTGCATTACTTCATGGCTATCTGGAGAAGGAGCTATgcatgtcttccttttctttgcctgGGATGTccttttacttattcttttcacTTGGCACTCTCCTTTTATCACTTCTGCAAAGGGATCATCTCTCTTTTTAGTTAGAGTTGTATTCTTAGGTGCTTCCATTTGGTTTCCAGAATCAGAATCTGTTTCATTAGTAACATATTTTAAACCTGATTCTAAGGAGAGAGATGTCTGTAAAGAATCTAACTGAAAAATAGGTGTGTTTTTACCTTGTGCCAAAATGTCCTTTGTCTTGCCTGATGATTTTTTCCCATGCTTTTTAACTTTATAAGGATTTGAAATTTGctcacaattttctttttcattgctattgATTTCAATACAGTATCCACTGATAATACCTTGGCATCCAAGTCTCTgtttagattcatttattttaaaattgcaatcTCTCGTGTCATTTTCTAGGCCATGCACGTCTTCGTCATTATCCCTATATATTTGGTTCATTTCCGAAATTATTTGTGTCTTCCGATTCACTTTCTGCCTAagcttcttctttgtttttgaatCATTTTGCTGAGCAGGTTGCATATCAGTTACATGGTTTTTCAAATTCAACATATTCAGGGTCTCATAATCATATAAATTTCCATTATCTTTGGTAGAAAGACAAGCTGTTTGAAATTCATTTGTGACTTCTGAGTTTTCAGAAATACTCTCTTTATCCTTTTGGGTGAGGGAAAAGTTGTTACCTTTTACTGAGTCATGCACACCTTTGTTATTAAACTCATTTATTTGgttcatttctaaaattatttctgttttccgACTTCCTTTATCCCTGggcctcttatttatttttgattcattttgCTTTGCAGGTGGCATATTAGTAACTTGCTTTTTCTCCCCCAAAATGTTTTCAGTCTCATAACCACAGAGGTTCCTATTTCTTCTGGTGGAAGGATCAGCTACCTGAAACTCATTTGAGTCCTCTAGGTTTTCAGGAATGACCTCTTTATCTTTTTGGATTAGAGAAAATAAGTTACCCCTTTCTGGGTCATGACtatctttgtcattattttcatgTACTTGGTTGATTTCTGAAATTATTTCTGTCCTCCGACGTAACTTTTGCCTAAGCTTCttatctatttttgtttcattttgacaAGCAGGTTGCATATCATGGACATACTTTTTCACCCTCAAAATATTTTGAGTCTCATAATCATATAGGCTTCCACTATTTTTGGTAGAAAGGGAAGGTGTTGGAAGCTCACTTGGGTTTTCTAGGTTTCCAGAGATGATTTCTTTACCCTCTTGGGTTTGGATGGAAAAGTTACCTTTTTGTGGGCCATGCTCATCTTTATCATTATCCCTGTATATTTGGTCcatttcagaaattatttgtGTCTTCCGATTTACTTTCTGCCTaagcttcttatttattttcGATTCATTTTGTTGAGCAGGTTGTGTATCAGTGACATTCTTTTTCAAATCTAACATATTTTGGGTCTCAAAATCACataaatttccattatttttggTGGTGAGATCAGCTGTTTGAAATTCACCTGTGACTTCCAGGTTTTCAGAAATGGTTTCTTTATCCTTTTGATTTAGGAATAAGTGacctttttctaatttctgaatCACAAATGTCTGTCtagaagctttatttttattacaagcTACAGAACTTTGACCCGTATTAAATTTACTTTCCCGCTGAAATTTATCTGAACTTTGGGAGAAAGAGCATGTTTCCTCTTGCTCATTTGTTGCATGTACTCTTTTCTTCTTACTATCCTCTGTGCTTTGTATGTTATCTTGATTGAAGTCACTGTGAGGGTTTATTGTCTTCAGTATATTCAACTGAGTCAGCTGTTCAGTATTGAAGATAAAATTTGGATTTTCTGAATCCCTGTTGCCATTCAAGCCAACAGAtcttttttctggtttattttcagtcttttcttcTACATTCATTTCTGAACTATTTTTAATCTGTCTCTTTGATCTTATTCTCTTTTTGTCAGAGCTTGAATCTTTCACTTTTCTAAAAGTTTTGATTCCACAGTCATTCgatgttttattacatttatttttagtgccTTTTGAAACCGTAACAATTTGGCTTACTTCACCAGCAGTTAAATCCATATCAGAATCATACACAGTTTTCTGCCACTGAAAGTCATCATTACCCTGAACTTGATTCATGCACTGTGCAGTAGGCTCACTTGCAGACTTAGATGAGTCAGGAAGGCACTGTGTGTTTCCttgcattttaatattcatttcattAGTACGATCATTTATCTCATTATTCCAATTTAATTCTGCGTTTGAAATCCCTTGTTGATCTAAACCTGTCACACAAGGATTGTCTGAAGAAGGATTATTTGATTCCAGAAATGATGCATGCCTTTTCCTTTTAGTTATGTTACTAAGAGACTGTTTCTCCTCTCTGTGGCTGATAGCCTGGGAATTTTTCATCTCACCCATTAGAGAACTCTTAGAACCCTGGTCTGAGTGAGAATagctttctgtaaaataaagggaaagaaaattcagaaataagtaatgacatgattattattttaaacaaattagatTAGAAATCAAGCTGTTTCACAGAATTTCTGAGAATGTATCCTATCCAGAcctttataaagaatttatgctgatagaaaataaaatagaaatcatcAGACCAGTCACAAGTCACATTCCACATTTGTATCTAAGTAAATATACACTGAGGACTCACTCTGCTTTGGCCCCAACAATAAAGTGGAGTGTAGCCAACAGCagagccattaaaaaaatatttttaaagtgggaGGGGGCCAGCAAATGACCCCAAATTAGAGTGATAACTCTGATAAGAACTACTATCAGAAGGCTATCAGCAGATAGCTAAGTTTCTATAaattatatagaattttataaattaaatttttagaatggaaaaataaCTCTAAGCTCTAAATTTAATATAGTTATAATTCCATATCCCAGTTGGAAAATCTGTGACAAATACACAAGTCAGGCTACACtgcacatttattattttgaaataccatgtaaataaaatgtgtcatCATTTTCTCTCGTTCAACCATTATGCACACTCAAGTTTTTGCTTTACCACCAATTGGTTATGATCTTGAAAAACTCACTACACCTATCTAGGCCCACAATTTTCATAACTatgaacaggagaaaatgaaactaaTATGGCATCTTTTGATTCATAAGCTAATATACCAAGAAAAGCTCTTTAGGCTGATTCATTTCTAAATATTGCCTTCAGAGTAACAGTATCAGGCCGCTGTGGATCTGACATTTCTCagcatatttacttttaaattaaaattttcaccaGCAGTATAAAAATAGTAGAAGCCAGCAAATCTGAAACATAAAAGATCTAACTTATTAACTGTTTATATACCATGGCCATCAAGAAGAAAATCTGATGAatgtaaactattttaaatataacactcaaaatgaaatttttaaaaaatctcacctTTGGGAAGTATATCAACAATGGAAGAAATATGTTCTGAATCATCTAAACCACacacattttgattattttctgtAAGACATAACAATTCCAAATTATATTGAGTTGACAAAGACTGCCTTGTTGATACTGAAGAAGGAACATCAGATGACACATTTGATATAATGTTGTTGTCACAttgcattttctctttatcttcatcatcatcatcatcatcatcatcatttgaAGTTAATGGAACCCTAAAGGGAAGTGGGAATGAAAagtttgtattttacaaaaaCGATTTAGAAAATTACATGGATAGTTCTTTATTGATCTCGGGTATTTAAGATCCAACCACAAATACCCTCTGCTACTTTTCTGTGTTCAATGAGGACAATTATAAGTGGTATGAAGAAGGCAGTATCTAACAGTACAGAACTTAGAGTAAAACAGAATGCTTATCTTCATAGCCCCAGAGGCCCCAAAAGGAGATAACTGTTATAAACGCTGGTTGGGctataaggataataataatgaaacatttaaataaagttcaaacatacttttaaatattcatatataatatttgtaGTTTTCCTATAATTAATTCTATGGAATACTCAAAACTCTTACTCTGGTTTCTAACAAGTATAATCGTCTGTAAAGTTATGTGTGAAATGAAGTTTGCTGTTTCCAAAGACATCCATGTAAACAAAAGCCATGTTCCTAGAGTAGTTCAATCTGTGGgacaggggatgggagggagctgGAAAGGACAGAAACCCACACAAATAACTGGAGATGTGACAAACTACCTTCTTGAATTCAAAGAATGAAGAGTAACATCAAAGAAAGTAAGAGGGGGTAAGCAAATGAACCCAAATAACAGTGATATTTTCTAGTTCTGGTCTATTATAGTAGTGCTGCTATATATATGCCTTTTGAAATATATGTACACAGTTCTGTTGTAGAATTACTGGGTTTGCATACAGTATTTGGCTTTAGGAGAAACTTAGGGTATTCTTATTGTATTCCCATTATTTAAATGCTTGCTCTTGGGTTTTGTagattttccttttcagattaaCCCTTGTACTCCTagtttgctgaaagttttttcaaaaatggctgttgaaatttatcaaatgctaagcgaaacaagccagacagtgaaagacaaataccatatgatctcacctttaacaggaacctaaacaacaaaataaagaaacaagcaaaatataaccaagacactgaaatagaggacaggctgacagtgaccacaggggaaagagggaatttcaggggacaatgggaagggttcacgggaacaaatttaaaggacacagggataaaaactagggggagggtggtaatgagagggaagtggggagggttggga from Phyllostomus discolor isolate MPI-MPIP mPhyDis1 chromosome 4, mPhyDis1.pri.v3, whole genome shotgun sequence encodes the following:
- the SGO2 gene encoding shugoshin 2 isoform X2 is translated as MFRAGGGLVKGVMEYPVRESGSLLSSGIKKHVKDKRMSKTAKLNVSLASKIKTKIINNSSIFKISLKHNNRALAQALSREKENSRRITTEKMLLQKEVEKLNFENTFLRLKLNNLNKKLIEIEAQVNNNLITAIEMSTLSEFHQSPFVLPASKNKRVSKQCKSMRLPFARVPLTSNDDDDDDDDEDKEKMQCDNNIISNVSSDVPSSVSTRQSLSTQYNLELLCLTENNQNVCGLDDSEHISSIVDILPKESYSHSDQGSKSSLMGEMKNSQAISHREEKQSLSNITKRKRHASFLESNNPSSDNPCVTGLDQQGISNAELNWNNEINDRTNEMNIKMQGNTQCLPDSSKSASEPTAQCMNQVQGNDDFQWQKTVYDSDMDLTAGEVSQIVTVSKGTKNKCNKTSNDCGIKTFRKVKDSSSDKKRIRSKRQIKNSSEMNVEEKTENKPEKRSVGLNGNRDSENPNFIFNTEQLTQLNILKTINPHSDFNQDNIQSTEDSKKKRVHATNEQEETCSFSQSSDKFQRESKFNTGQSSVACNKNKASRQTFVIQKLEKGHLFLNQKDKETISENLEVTGEFQTADLTTKNNGNLCDFETQNMLDLKKNVTDTQPAQQNESKINKKLRQKVNRKTQIISEMDQIYRDNDKDEHGPQKGNFSIQTQEGKEIISGNLENPSELPTPSLSTKNSGSLYDYETQNILRVKKYVHDMQPACQNETKIDKKLRQKLRRRTEIISEINQVHENNDKDSHDPERGNLFSLIQKDKEVIPENLEDSNEFQVADPSTRRNRNLCGYETENILGEKKQVTNMPPAKQNESKINKRPRDKGSRKTEIILEMNQINEFNNKGVHDSVKGNNFSLTQKDKESISENSEVTNEFQTACLSTKDNGNLYDYETLNMLNLKNHVTDMQPAQQNDSKTKKKLRQKVNRKTQIISEMNQIYRDNDEDVHGLENDTRDCNFKINESKQRLGCQGIISGYCIEINSNEKENCEQISNPYKVKKHGKKSSGKTKDILAQGKNTPIFQLDSLQTSLSLESGLKYVTNETDSDSGNQMEAPKNTTLTKKRDDPFAEVIKGECQVKRISKRTSQAKKRKTCIAPSPDSHEVMQIIPDPSQRVSAETDQADEGKKLENQKIKPDFNPKAFNSLSQIYSPNIQDSFLNNVHEGSRPLRISSSKNLIMKENFTLDGSPVFQVSDDMQKTTGVKVKVTQRTQTSGGRTLQDLTNTNFVSNNTVTFENNSEDLSLELPSRRRKCTPLHFKEPSLRE
- the SGO2 gene encoding shugoshin 2 isoform X3; the encoded protein is MEYPVRESGSLLSSGIKKHVKDKRMSKTAKLNVSLASKIKTKIINNSSIFKISLKHNNRALAQALSREKENSRRITTEKMLLQKEVEKLNFENTFLRLKLNNLNKKLIEIEAQVNNNLITAIEMSTLSEFHQSPFVLPASKNKRVSKQCKSMRLPFARVPLTSNDDDDDDDDEDKEKMQCDNNIISNVSSDVPSSVSTRQSLSTQYNLELLCLTENNQNVCGLDDSEHISSIVDILPKESYSHSDQGSKSSLMGEMKNSQAISHREEKQSLSNITKRKRHASFLESNNPSSDNPCVTGLDQQGISNAELNWNNEINDRTNEMNIKMQGNTQCLPDSSKSASEPTAQCMNQVQGNDDFQWQKTVYDSDMDLTAGEVSQIVTVSKGTKNKCNKTSNDCGIKTFRKVKDSSSDKKRIRSKRQIKNSSEMNVEEKTENKPEKRSVGLNGNRDSENPNFIFNTEQLTQLNILKTINPHSDFNQDNIQSTEDSKKKRVHATNEQEETCSFSQSSDKFQRESKFNTGQSSVACNKNKASRQTFVIQKLEKGHLFLNQKDKETISENLEVTGEFQTADLTTKNNGNLCDFETQNMLDLKKNVTDTQPAQQNESKINKKLRQKVNRKTQIISEMDQIYRDNDKDEHGPQKGNFSIQTQEGKEIISGNLENPSELPTPSLSTKNSGSLYDYETQNILRVKKYVHDMQPACQNETKIDKKLRQKLRRRTEIISEINQVHENNDKDSHDPERGNLFSLIQKDKEVIPENLEDSNEFQVADPSTRRNRNLCGYETENILGEKKQVTNMPPAKQNESKINKRPRDKGSRKTEIILEMNQINEFNNKGVHDSVKGNNFSLTQKDKESISENSEVTNEFQTACLSTKDNGNLYDYETLNMLNLKNHVTDMQPAQQNDSKTKKKLRQKVNRKTQIISEMNQIYRDNDEDVHGLENDTRDCNFKINESKQRLGCQGIISGYCIEINSNEKENCEQISNPYKVKKHGKKSSGKTKDILAQGKNTPIFQLDSLQTSLSLESGLKYVTNETDSDSGNQMEAPKNTTLTKKRDDPFAEVIKGECQVKRISKRTSQAKKRKTCIAPSPDSHEVMQIIPDPSQRVSAETDQADEGKKLENQKIKPDFNPKAFNSLSQIYSPNIQDSFLNNVHEGSRPLRISSSKNLIMKENFTLDGSPVFQVSDDMQKTTGVKVKVTQRTQTSGGRTLQDLTNTNFVSNNTVTFENNSEDLSLELPSRRRKCTPLHFKEPSLRDKMRR